One genomic segment of Deinococcota bacterium includes these proteins:
- a CDS encoding iron ABC transporter permease: MDQSIKAKPKRSSFRLPLVLREPAVALTLLGILLTVFVLVLYPTYSILIESIRSEDGLTLARYQRFFSSSYFLHTLYNTLLVSGIATLLSLFLGFVFAYGVTRTRIPWKGFFTAVVLVPMLLPAFLIAFALILLLGRNGIVNRGLYSLGEWLGLADPGVLQWVIFGSHGVILAQTLTFFPLAFLVFSAALSSLDPRLEEAAEDLGAGYWYTLRRVTLPLLAPAAFSSALLVFMFNASAFGAPAVLGGGRLFFPDANMLAPEAIIQILGLYDWGMGATIAVILVVPSLLIYAFGEYYLKKRSYITVTGTPSAFVARQIPKGVERAILLICLLVSVFILSVVVVVVLGAFTRTWGVNYELTWRHMNTALRASGTSIQNSLLLSGAGALMAALFGTLAAYVFTRKTFPGARVLDFTSMLPYALPGVVMGLGFAVAFGGRIGFVVLTGTATIILLNHFIRRTPFAIRSGASALKQIDPVIEEAAADLGARPVYSFARITFPLLRASILGAFVFGFINMMTDITAVIFLVSPRWRLLSIDLFNAIDAGRLGVAAALSVIMILSTFLVLLVVWRLSGKGLDLLRR; encoded by the coding sequence GTGGACCAATCCATCAAGGCGAAGCCGAAACGTTCAAGCTTCCGCTTGCCCCTGGTCCTGCGCGAGCCCGCCGTCGCCCTTACCCTCTTGGGCATCCTGCTCACGGTGTTCGTTCTCGTCCTCTACCCCACCTACAGCATCCTGATCGAGAGCATCCGCTCCGAGGACGGGCTTACGCTGGCCCGTTATCAGCGGTTTTTCAGCTCGAGCTACTTTCTCCATACCCTCTACAACACCCTGCTCGTCTCCGGCATCGCCACGCTCTTGTCGCTCTTCTTGGGCTTCGTCTTCGCCTACGGCGTCACCCGCACCCGGATTCCCTGGAAGGGCTTCTTTACCGCGGTGGTGCTGGTGCCGATGCTGCTGCCGGCCTTTCTCATCGCCTTTGCGCTGATCCTGCTCTTGGGCCGCAACGGTATCGTCAACCGCGGGCTCTACAGCCTGGGCGAATGGCTCGGCCTGGCCGATCCGGGCGTTCTGCAGTGGGTGATCTTCGGCTCGCACGGGGTCATACTGGCACAGACCTTGACCTTTTTTCCGCTGGCCTTTCTGGTCTTCAGCGCGGCGCTGTCGTCGCTGGACCCGCGGCTCGAGGAGGCCGCCGAGGACCTGGGCGCGGGCTACTGGTACACCCTGCGGCGGGTGACCCTGCCGCTCCTGGCGCCCGCCGCCTTCAGCTCGGCGCTGCTCGTCTTCATGTTCAACGCCAGCGCCTTTGGCGCGCCCGCCGTCTTAGGCGGCGGCAGGCTCTTCTTCCCGGACGCCAACATGCTCGCCCCCGAGGCAATCATCCAGATCCTCGGGCTCTACGACTGGGGCATGGGCGCGACCATCGCCGTCATCCTGGTGGTGCCGTCCTTGCTCATCTACGCCTTCGGCGAGTACTATCTCAAGAAGCGAAGCTATATCACCGTGACGGGCACGCCCAGCGCCTTTGTCGCCCGGCAGATTCCCAAGGGGGTGGAGCGGGCGATCTTGCTGATCTGCCTGCTCGTCTCGGTCTTCATCCTGAGCGTGGTGGTGGTGGTGGTCCTGGGCGCCTTTACCCGCACCTGGGGGGTGAACTACGAGCTCACCTGGCGGCACATGAACACGGCGCTGAGGGCGTCGGGCACGTCGATCCAGAACAGCCTCTTGCTCTCGGGCGCGGGCGCCCTGATGGCGGCGCTCTTCGGCACCCTGGCCGCCTACGTCTTTACCCGCAAGACGTTTCCCGGTGCGCGGGTCTTGGACTTCACCAGCATGCTGCCCTACGCTCTACCCGGCGTGGTGATGGGCCTGGGTTTCGCGGTGGCCTTCGGCGGACGCATCGGCTTCGTCGTCCTGACCGGCACCGCCACCATCATCCTCTTGAACCACTTCATCCGGCGCACGCCCTTCGCTATCCGCAGCGGCGCCAGCGCCCTCAAGCAGATCGACCCGGTCATCGAGGAGGCCGCCGCCGACTTGGGCGCCAGGCCCGTCTACTCCTTTGCCCGCATCACCTTTCCGCTGCTCAGGGCCTCGATCCTGGGCGCCTTCGTCTTCGGCTTCATCAACATGATGACCGACATCACCGCGGTCATCTTCCTCGTCTCACCCCGCTGGCGGCTCCTGTCCATCGACCTCTTCAACGCCATCGACGCGGGACGGCTCGGGGTGGCGGCGGCGCTGTCGGTGATCATGATCTTGAGCACCTTCCTGGTCCTGCTGGTCGTCTGGCGCCTGAGCGGCAAGGGCCTGGACCTGTTGAGGAGGTGA
- a CDS encoding extracellular solute-binding protein yields MQRWLLGLLLGLLLAVGLSGPASAQGEVIVYSPFNDEFMQALAAPFTQETGVRVLNIVISTGESQSRLRAEAQRPQADFWLSVRPAILEQAHDEGLIEAYQPAGADTVLPAYAYEQEHITAVGTYPLVFFYNSQALQRAGLEAPGSDWDDLLDEAYRGQIVMPHPATSGTAYAAITTALQRAMQGGGSEDDGWEFVRALGQNVAQFTRSGRAPQSLVAAGEYPIGVGFYDAVWQAQQEGFPIEVVVPNPTFAEPYGAAIVAGAPNPENARAFFDYLLTPGAQQVLTQFGNYPVIGGIEPPEGGVEVASEAVIEVDFQWSADNRERILERFQEVTQAEPAE; encoded by the coding sequence ATGCAAAGGTGGCTTTTAGGTCTTCTGTTAGGTCTTCTGCTCGCTGTCGGCCTGTCAGGTCCGGCCTCCGCCCAGGGCGAGGTCATCGTCTATTCGCCCTTCAACGACGAGTTCATGCAGGCACTGGCCGCGCCCTTCACCCAGGAGACGGGCGTCCGCGTCCTCAACATCGTCATCTCCACGGGCGAGTCCCAGAGCCGCCTGCGCGCCGAGGCGCAACGCCCTCAGGCCGACTTCTGGCTGTCGGTGCGCCCGGCCATTCTCGAGCAGGCCCATGACGAAGGTCTGATCGAAGCCTATCAGCCGGCGGGCGCCGACACCGTCCTCCCCGCTTACGCCTACGAGCAGGAGCACATCACCGCCGTCGGCACCTACCCGCTGGTCTTCTTCTACAACAGCCAGGCTCTGCAGCGCGCCGGCTTGGAGGCACCCGGCTCGGACTGGGACGACCTGCTCGACGAAGCGTACCGCGGCCAGATCGTCATGCCCCACCCCGCCACCTCCGGCACCGCCTACGCCGCCATCACCACCGCCCTGCAGCGCGCCATGCAGGGCGGCGGCAGCGAGGACGACGGCTGGGAATTCGTGCGCGCTCTGGGCCAGAACGTCGCCCAGTTCACCCGCAGCGGCCGCGCCCCGCAGTCCTTAGTCGCCGCCGGCGAGTACCCCATCGGCGTGGGCTTCTACGACGCCGTCTGGCAGGCGCAACAGGAGGGCTTCCCTATCGAAGTGGTCGTACCCAACCCCACCTTTGCCGAGCCTTACGGCGCGGCCATTGTGGCGGGCGCGCCCAACCCCGAAAACGCTCGAGCCTTCTTCGACTACCTCTTGACCCCGGGGGCCCAGCAGGTGCTGACTCAGTTCGGCAACTATCCGGTGATCGGCGGTATCGAACCTCCCGAAGGCGGCGTCGAGGTGGCCTCGGAAGCGGTCATCGAGGTGGACTTTCAGTGGTCGGCGGACAACCGCGAGCGCATCCTCGAGCGTTTCCAGGAGGTGACGCAGGCCGAGCCCGCCGAGTGA
- a CDS encoding sulfurtransferase — protein sequence MSNLISARDLHDLLGDPDLVVVDVRFHLGHPQQGRREYEAGHIPGAFYLFLEPDLSAPHTDHGGRHPLPEMSVFVNTLERAGISNSSHVIVYDGASGVIAGRLWWMLKYLGHDTVQVLDGGYPAWVGAGYPVSTSLPLPAPGSFTSRLRPEMVADLDEVKRALTDPKALLIDARAAERYRGEHEPLDKQAGHIPSARNYPFAGNLENGLYKSPEALRERFRDAEAAEEVIVYCGSGVSAPHNLIALAEAGIEGAKLYIGSWSDWSSYDDNPVATGDES from the coding sequence ATGTCCAACCTCATTTCGGCTCGAGACCTTCACGACCTCCTGGGCGACCCCGACCTGGTCGTCGTCGACGTGCGCTTTCACCTCGGCCATCCGCAGCAGGGGCGGCGCGAGTATGAGGCGGGTCACATTCCGGGCGCCTTCTACCTCTTTTTGGAGCCCGACCTGTCGGCGCCGCACACCGATCACGGCGGGCGCCATCCGCTGCCCGAGATGAGCGTCTTCGTCAATACCCTAGAGCGCGCGGGCATTTCCAACAGCAGCCACGTGATCGTTTACGACGGCGCCTCGGGCGTGATCGCGGGCCGCCTCTGGTGGATGCTCAAGTACCTGGGGCACGACACGGTGCAGGTCCTGGACGGCGGCTACCCCGCCTGGGTGGGCGCGGGCTATCCCGTCAGCACCAGCTTGCCCCTGCCGGCCCCCGGCTCCTTTACCTCCCGACTGCGCCCGGAGATGGTCGCCGACTTAGACGAGGTGAAGCGGGCCCTCACCGATCCCAAGGCGCTCCTCATCGACGCGCGGGCCGCCGAGCGCTACCGCGGCGAGCACGAGCCCTTAGACAAGCAGGCCGGCCACATCCCCTCGGCCAGGAACTACCCCTTCGCGGGCAACCTCGAGAACGGCCTCTACAAGTCGCCCGAGGCACTCAGGGAACGCTTCAGGGACGCGGAGGCGGCCGAGGAGGTCATCGTCTACTGTGGCTCGGGCGTGAGCGCGCCGCACAACCTGATCGCGCTTGCGGAAGCCGGCATCGAGGGGGCCAAGCTCTACATCGGTTCCTGGAGCGACTGGAGCTCCTACGACGACAATCCCGTGGCGACGGGCGATGAGAGCTGA